GTCAAGCTGCTCGAAGTGACGATGGGCCTGCTGCCGCGCTGGCACCGGCCGGGTGCGGTGTGCATCGGCGACGCCGCCCACCCGATGTCCCCGGTGGGCGGCGTCGGAGTGAACCTGGCCGTGCAAGATGCCGTCGCGACCGCCCGAATCCTGGCCGCGCCCCTGCGGGCCGGGACGCCTTCGCCGTCCCGGTTGGCCGCGATCCGCCGCCGCCGTTGGCTTCCGACTGCGGCGGTGCAGTTCAACCAGCGAAGCGAGCACGAAATGCTGTTGCGTCCGGCACTGGAGGGAACCTTGCAACGGCTTCCCGCGCCGATGCGGGTGTTGCAACGGGTTCCGGCGCTGTCCGGGGTTACCGCGTATCTGGGCGGGGTCGGAATTCGGCCGGAGCACGCGCCGGCTTTCGCGCGACGGTCTGATGTGGACAGTCACCTCGGGTAGCAGCGGCCGGGCGAGGGATTGCGGCCCTCGCCCGCCGGCCTCCCCGCTACCCCGGGTAAGCGCGCACCCCGCGCGCGTCCTGCAACGCCCGGGCCCACCACTCGAGCTGGTCCAGCAACGCCTTCGCCGCTGTCCCGGCCGCCGGGTCGACCGGCTCGCCGTTCTGGTCGAAGCGGCCGTGCGCGCCGTGGAAGCTGACCGTTTCGCGGACGGTGACCGCGTGCAGCTCGGCGAACACCGGGCGGAGGTGCTCGACCGCGCGCAGGCCGCCGGAAATTCCGCCGTAGGACACGAACGCGACCGGCTTGGCGTGCCATTCTCCGTGAAACCAGTCGAGGACGTTCTTGAGCGCGGCCGGGTAGCTGTGGTTGTACTCCGGCGTGATCACGACGAACGCGTCCGCCGCCGCGAGCCGCGCGGCGACCGGTTCGGCTCCGCGGCCGGTCATCGCGAGCGGAAGCGCGACCTCGGCCACGTCGAGGACGTCTGTCTCGAACCCGCCGTGCCGGCCCGTCTCGCGGAGGAACCAGCGCAGCACCGTCGGGGCGAACCGCCCTTCCCGGGCACTGCCGACGAGCACGGCGAGCCGGACGGGAGCTTCGGACACGATGTTCTCCTTTTTCCCGGGGCGGAACCGTTTCCGCCTTCCGGAGGAGAGTTTCGAACTTCAAGCTCCCTTTAAGTCAAGCTATCCTGTCGGCATGGCGAAGACGGAACTGCCCGAACTGACCGTCGGCGAGCTCTCGCGCCGCAGCGGCGTGCCCGCGTCGGCCTTGCGGTTCTACGAGGACGAGAACCTGATCCGGAGCCGGCGCACCGCGGGCAACCAGCGCCGCTACCGCCGGGACACGCTGCGGCGCGTGACGTTCATCCGCATGTCTCAGCGGGTCGGCATGCCGCTCTCCCAGATCCGCGAAGTGATGGGCCTGCTGCCGGACGACCGCACTCCGACCCGCGCCGACTGGGCCCGCATCTCCACCTGCTGGCGCTCGGACCTCGACCACCGCATCCGCCAGCTGGAACAACTCCGCGATCAGCTGAACGATTGCATCGGCTGCGGCTGCATGTCCCTGGCCAAATGCCGGCTGGCCAACCCGAGCGACCAGCTCGGCGCCCAGGGCCCCGGTCCGCAGCGGCTGCCGGACCACCGGGAGGACGGGTACGAGTGACCCGCCGCGGCGCGACCCGCGGGATTGCCGCGCGGGACCAGCTCCGCCGACGGCCGTCCGTCACGCCAACAGCAGCCCCTTCACGTACGCCGCCTGCCCGGCGTGCTGAAGGTCGTCGGACAGCACGCTGACCAGCCGGACGCCCAACGTCACCGCCGGCGTCCACCGTTCGTCGACGACTCGGTCCAGCGCCGCCTCGTCGACCCCCGCGACCCAGGACACGGTGTGCTCGTGCACGGCGTCGTAGTAGCCGGTCAGCAGTTCCGGCGACTCGGTCCGCACTTGCGCGACGTCCTTGCTGCGGTGCCCGTAACCGGTGGCTCCGGCCGGGAACGGCAGGCCGAACCGCCCGTGCCAGTTCTGTGCGGTCCAGGTCTGTTCGACACCCGCGACGTCGGCGACGTGATCGTCCTGGACCCGGGTCAGGTGCCAGATCAGCCAGGCGATCGAGTTGGCGTCCGGGCCCGGGCGAGCGGCCAGCTGCTCCGCGGTCAGCCCGTCGACTGCCTCGTGCACCAGCTCCCGCACCCGGCCGAACCCGTCCACGAGCAGATCGGCCACATTCATCTCCGCGCTCCTCCTCCGGGTCGTCCTGCGCTTGCCTCGATCATGCCCCCGAAGACCGCCCGCTGCCCACCTCGGCGCTTCCGGCCGGCACGACGGGTCCGTTCGTGCCCCTTCCGGACGCGTTTTCGCCGCCAGCCCAACCGCTGCCCACCGTGACCCCGAAGGTCCACTTCGGACTCGTTCGCGACCGGGTAGGCTGGCGGACAAAAGCGGCATCCGCCGCAGACGAAGCGAACGGAGGGACAGTGGCGTTCCCGATGCCCCGGGCGGTGCCCAGCTTCGACAACATCGGCGGCATCGCCATCCCGTCCTGGGCGGGCGCGGTCCTCGCCGCGGCCGCCGCGGTGTCCGCGATCACGGTTTTGCTGGTAGTTCTGCGCAACCGGCGCAAGTAGCGGCCGCCCGGAGCCCGCGCCCGGAGCCGGGCGAGCACCTCCTCACCCGGCCGGCCGACCAGCCCGACGTCCGTGAAGGGAACATTGAGGGAATCTGAGTCCCTCAATGTTCCCTTCACGGACCGGGACCGGCCGGAACCGGGACCAGCGGGCGGGACCGGCTCCAGCTCACCCGCCGGCACGCGTGAACCGGCTGGTGATCACATGGTCCTTGGCCGGCCCGGTCACCACCCATTCCTGCTCCCACCGCCGCTCGTCCACCAGCAAGTACGTGCCCCGGTACCAGTCCGCGCTGCACGGATGATCGGCCGTCCACTCCCCGGTCGTCAGATCCACGTCGTGGAAGAACCCGCCGTGGTCGAAGTGCACCGCGGCGCGGGCACCGCCGGCCGGGCGGTAGTGCAGGGTCCGGACGAACGGCCCGCGGTGCGCTCCGAGCCGCAACTCCCCCGATTCGTGGTACACCAGCACGTCGTCTTCCAGGGTGAACGTCACGCAGCCGGCCGCCGAGCCGAGCGCTTCTCCGTCGACGCCCGCTATATCGCGCGCGAGCCGCCAATCGCCGGAGAAATACCCGTTCAGGTCAGTGATCGGAAAAGCCACGCGTCCATTGTGCGCCCTCGCTCCGAGCGCGAATGGCCCCATCGCGGCCGTCTCGGCACCGTCTGTCACCGCCCGGGAGCGAACGGTCCCGCCGCCCCGGCCGTCGCCAGGCGAAAGGCCGATCACCCTCCGCAATCGGCCCGTTCCGATGCCCGGCCGCGAGCCGGGGCGAGGGGGACACTCGCGCCGCGCCCGGCGGGGCAGGCCCGGCCGGACCGCCCGCCGCCCTAGACTCGGCCCCGTGGCGCACCCCGATCCGGCCGCGCAGGCCACCAGCTCCCCCGCTCTCGAAACGCTGCAGCGCGTGTTCGGCTACGACGCGTTCCGCGGCGACCAGGCGGAGATCGTCGACCAGGTGATCTCCGGCGGCGACGCGCTCGTGCTGATGCCCACCGGCGGCGGGAAATCGCTGTGCTACCAGATCCCGTCGCTCGTGCGGCCGGGCGTCGGCGTGGTGATCTCGCCGCTCATCGCCTTGATGCAGGACCAGGTCGACGCCTTGCGCAACGTCGGCGTGCGCGCCGGATTCCTCAACTCCACCCAGGATTTCGGGCAGCGGCAGGAAGTGGAGGAGGCGTTCCTCTCGGGCGAGCTCGACCTGCTCTATCTCGCTCCGGAGCGGCTGTCGGTGGAATCCACCGTCCGGCTGCTCGACCGGGGCAAGATCGCGCTGTTCGCGATCGACGAAGCGCACTGCGTGTCCCAGTGGGGCCACGACTTCCGGCCGGACTACCTGATGCTGTCGTCGCTGCACGAACGCTGGCCGGACGTGCCGCGGATCGCGCTCACCGCCACCGCGACCGAGGCCACGCACAAGGAGATCTCGCAGCGCCTCGGCCTCGACGGCGCCAAGCATTTCGTCGCGAGCTTCGACCGGCCGAACATCCAGTACCGGATCGTGCCGAAGAACTCGCCGCAGAAACAGCTGCTCGAACTCCTGCGCACGGAGCACCAGGGCGACGCGGGAATCGTCTACTGCCTGTCCCGCGCGTCCGTGGAGAAGACCGCGGAATTCCTCGTGCAGAACGGAATTCCGGCGCTGCCCTACCACGCCGGACTGGACAAGGCGACCCGCGCCGCCAACCAGTCGCGGTTTCTGCGCGAGGACGGCCTCGTCGTGGTCGCCACGATCGCGTTCGGCATGGGCATCGACAAGCCGGACGTCCGGTTCGTGGCGCATCTCGACCTGCCGAAGTCGGTCGAGGGGTACTACCAGGAGACCGGCCGCGCCGGACGCGACGGGCAGCCGTCGACCGCGTGGCTCGCGTACGGGCTGCAAGACGTAGTCCAGCAACGGAAAATGATCGACAACTCCGAGGGCGACGAAGCGCATCGCCGGCTGCAGGCGCAGCATCTCAACGCGATGCTGGCGCTGTGCGAGACCGTCGAGTGCCGCCGGACGCAGGTCCTGGCCTACTTCGGGCAGTCCGCGCCGCCCTGCGGGAACTGCGACACCTGCCTGACGCCGCCGGAGCGATGGGACGGCACCATTCCCGCGCAGAAACTGCTGTCGACCGTCGTCCGGCTCCGCAACGAGCGGCGGCAGAAGTTCGGGGCCGGCCAGATCATCGACATCCTGCTCGGCAAGACGACACCCAAAGTCACCCAGTTCCAGCACGACACGTTGAAGGTGTTCGGGATCGGCACCGAACTGCGGGAACCGGAATGGCGGGCCGTGGTGCGGCAGTTGCTGGCGCGAAGCCTGCTCGCGGTCGAAGGGGATTACGGCTCGCTAGTGCTGACCGAGGGCTCGACCGCGGTGCTCAACGGATCGCAGCAGGTGCTGCTGCGCCGTGAGCCGGAACGAGCGGCTCGCGCCCCGCGGGCGTCGCGCAAGGCTGCCGCGGTCGACCTGCCCGCCGGGGCGGCTCCGGTGTTCGAGCGGCTGCGAGCCTGGCGCGGCGCTACCGCGAAAGAACAAGGCGTTCCCGCGTACGTGATCTTCCATGACGCCACGTTGCGGCAGATCGCCACGCTGATGCCGACCACGTTGGACGCGCTGGGGACGGTCAGCGGGGTCGGGGAGAACAAGCTGGCGAAGTACGGGGAGGGTGTGCTGGCGGCGCTGGCCGAGGGGTGAGGGCTGCGCGCTCGGCTTGGCGTTGCCCGCCGCAGCGATCCGCCGACAGCTTCTCCGAGCAGCGGCGGATCGACTGCCCAGCCGCGGTCTTCGGGCCTCTGCGCTTCAGCAGTTCCAGCAGGCCCTGATCAGGCGGCCGCTGCCCGCCCAGCCGTCACTCCGCCGTCCGGGGCCGGGTCGCCTCCGCAACCTTGCGGACCGCTCCCGAAATCTGCGAGTGGTACCGCCCGCTGGTCTTTTCGTCCACGAAGCGCCCGGCCTTCCCCACCGCCTCGGTGACCTTCTCCGGGTTCTTCCGCACATACGAAACCGCTCCCGCGGCGCCGGCCAGGACGGTGACTCGTTTCAGGAAACCCATCGCGTTGTCCTTCCCCTCGTAACAGCGAACCTGCGGTCACCCGTCCCAACGCGCGCCGCGCTCCCCCGGTTCCCAGCCGGCCCCGAAAGGGCGTCGCGAAACCTCCCGGCGACCGGCATGATGCACTGGTGCGCGATCTGTCCGCCTTGCCCAAAGCCCACCTGCACGTCCACCTCGAGAGCACCATCCGCCCCGCCACTCTCGCCGAACTGGCGGCCGCCAACCGGGTCTCGCTGCCGGCGAGGCAGGACTCGTTCGACGGGTTCCGGGCGTTCGCGGACCGCAATCGGCTCACCCGCTCGTGCCTGCAGACCGCCGAGGACTTCGAGCGCGTCGCGCGGGAGTTCTGCGCCGACGAAGCGGCCCAAGGGACCCGGTACGCGGAGGTCACCTTCACCGCCGCCTCGCACGGCGAGCGGCTCGGCGACCTGGACCTGCCGCTCGAGTCAGTCCTCAAGGGACTGACCGAGGGTGGGAGAGAGCACCGGCTCCAGTGGCGGCTGATCCTCGACCACTCCCGCCGCCGGTCGGTCGAGCGGGCCGCCAAGACGCTCGAGCTGGCGTTGCGGCACAAGGAAGTCATCGCGATCGGGATGGCCGGCGAAGAGCACCATTCGCTGACGCCGTTCGTGCGCGTCTTCGACGCCGCGCGGGAGGCGGGACTGCACCTCGTCCACCACGCGGGCGAGGACGCCGGGCCGGAAAGCATCCGGGAAGCGCTGGAAATCGGCAAAGCCGAGCGGATCGGCCACGGGATCCGCATCCTGGAGGATCCGGACCTCACCCGGCAGGCCGCCGCGAGCGGGGTCGCGCTGGAGGTGTGCCCGTCGTCGAACGTCACGCTCGGGCTGGTTCCCGAGCTGACCCGGCATCCGTTCCCTCAGCTGGAAAGAGCCGGCCTGAAGCTCACCCTCAACACCGACGTCCCGGACGTCACCGGCACCACGCTGACCGACGAGTTCGCGGTGGCCCGGGAGGTTTTCGGGTACGACGACAGCGCACTGGCCGGGTTCGCCGCCAACGCGGTCGCCGCGTCGTTCGCGCCGGCGGAGACGAAAGCCGCGCTGCACCGGGAGATCCAGGCTTGGCTCAAGCCGGCAGCAGCCGGGTGACGAGGACGCCGAGCTGCTGCGCGGTCCGGCATTCGTGCATCTCGACCAGCTCCGCGTAGTCCAGCGCCGCCGAATCGCCGGTGCCCCACAAGGAGGCCCGTTCCGGGTTCAGCCAGTGCACATGCCGCGCGCGGGCGCGGATGGCGCGGACCGCGTCCAGGTTCGGGTCGCCTCCGTTGGTCCGGGCGTCGCCGAGGATCAGCACGGACGTGCGCGGTCCGATGGCATCCAGCCACTTGCCGGTGAACTGCGCCAGGGCGCCGCCGTAATCGCTGTGGCCGTCCCAGCGGACGACCGCGGCCTCGCTGAGCATTCGCGCGCCCAGCTGCTCCGGATCGGCGGCACCGGTATCGACCAGGTGCGTGACCTCGTCGGTGCTGTCCACGAACCCGAACACGCGGATCTTGCTGAACTGGTCCCGCAGCGCCTGCACCAACAGCATGGTGAAGTTCGCGAAACCCGCCACCGAACCGGAAAGATCGCACAGCAGCACGATTTCCGGCCGTCCGGGCCGTCGGTGCCGATACGCCGGGCGCACTGGAACGCCGCCAGTCGACAGCGAGCGGCGCAGGGTGCGGCGCAGGTCTATCTGGCCCCGGGTAGCGCGTTTGCGGCGAGCGGCCAGCCGGGTCGCGAGCTTGCGCGACAGCGGCTGGATCGTCCGGCGCAGTTCGGCCAGCTGGGACCGGCTCGCGAGCAGGAAGTCGACGCGGTCCGCGGCGGGGGCGATGGCGTGCTGCGCGATCCGCGACCGGCCCCGCAGTTCAGCGGCCCGGCGGCGGGCTTCGGTGCGTACTTTTCCGCGGAACCCCTCCACCCGGCGGCGGATTTCGTCGCGGGTGAGGCGATCGGTGAATTCATCCGGCGCGGAAGCGGCGCGCATCGCCGCCAGCACCCGCGCGATCAAGGTCTGCGGCTGCAGTCGTTCCAGCGTCTGGTGCGCGGAGTACCCGCCGCCGGGGCCGCTGCCGACGCCGTACTGGCCGAGCAGGTCCACGGCGAGGCCGGCGAGCTGGTCGAGTGCCTGGTCGTCACCCTCGGCCAGCGCCGCGGCGAGCGCTTCGCGCAGCTCCTCCCGATCTCGCGGCGGGTTTTCCCTGGCCAGCTCGGGTGCGCCGACCCCGGCCGGGAAGTACAGGTCGAAGGTCGCGTCGAAGACCGACCGCTGTCCGCCGCGGCGCACCAGCGCGGCGGCGAGCCCCTCGCGGACCAGCTCGCGGTCGTCCAGGCCGAGCACTTCCAGCGCGGCGGCCGCGTCCGCGGTCTCCCCCGGCCCGGCCGGGATGCCGTGCGCCCGCAGCGCGCGCACGAACTCGGCGAGCCGCCCGGTGAGGCCCGGCGCGGCCGTCACGACGCGTCCAGCACCTGGTCGAGTTTCAGCCCGGCACCGGCCTTCGTGATGTCGTCCTGGTGCTTGAGCACGACGCCGAGGCTGTCGCGCACCACGCGCTCGTCCAGCGTTCCCGCGCCGAGTTCCAGCAGGGTGCGCGCCCAGTCGACGGTTTCCGCCACCGACGGCAGTTTCCGCAGGTCCATCGCGCGCAGCGCGGCGATCACGCGGACCACCGAATCGGCCAGCGCGTCCTCGATGCCCGGCACCTTCAGCCGGACGATCTCGCGTTCCAGGTCTTCGTCGGGGAAGTCGATGTGCAGGAACAGGCACCGCCGCCGCAGCGCCTCGGACAGCTCGCGCGTCGCGTTCGACGTCAGCACCGCGAACGGCTGCTGCGTGGCGGTGATCGTGCCCAGCTCGGGCACGGTCACCTGGAAGTCGCCGAGCACCTCCAGCAGCAGGCCTTCGATCTCGACGTCCGCCTTGTCCGTCTCGTCGATGAGCAGCACGGTCGGCTCGCTGCCGGAAATCGCGGTCAGCAACGGGCGGCGCAGCAGGAATTCCTCGCCGAAGATGTCGGTGCGCGCCTCGTCCCACGTCTCGTCGCGCCCGGCGGTGATCCGCAGCAGCTGCTTCGCGTGGTTCCACTCGTAGAGCGCACGGGCCTCGTCGATGCCCTCATAGCACTGCAACCGCACCAGCCGCGAACCGGTGACCTCGGCGACCGCGGTCGCCAGCGCGGTCTTGCCGACCCCCGCCGGGCCCTCGACCAGCAGCGGCTTGCCCAGCCGATCGGCGAGGAACACCGTGGTCGCGACCGAGACCGATGCCAGGTAGCCGACCTTGGCCAGCTGCGCCGACACATCCTCGACAGAGGTGAAGAACCCGGTGCCCACAGAACCTCCTAAGCGATCGCTCACCCGCACTCTACTGGCCAGTCGCCCGCAACGGGGTGCCGCTGACCGGACATCAGATCTCTCCGTCGATGAAATCCGTAATCTTCCGGTATCTCCGGTATGACGGGAATAGTCATCCGATGTATGGCTTGACAAGGTGATCTTCCGCCAGAAAGCTGAAACCACGCCGCAGAGAGTTCCCATCCCTTTTCCGGAAACGGAGCTGGACTTGCGTTTCGTCATCTCTCTGACGGCTGCCTCGCTGGCGCTCGCCGTCGCTTCCCCGCCCGCCACCGCCCCGACGCCAGCCGCCCAGACGGCCGCGCCACCGGCGGCGAGAACCGCGGATCAGACCTACGGCTTGCCCAGCGGCGACCACGTGCTCGTGCACGACGGCGTACCGCACTTCCTTCCGGCGCCCGGGCACTCGCCGCTGG
This sequence is a window from Amycolatopsis benzoatilytica AK 16/65. Protein-coding genes within it:
- a CDS encoding DUF6314 family protein; translation: MAFPITDLNGYFSGDWRLARDIAGVDGEALGSAAGCVTFTLEDDVLVYHESGELRLGAHRGPFVRTLHYRPAGGARAAVHFDHGGFFHDVDLTTGEWTADHPCSADWYRGTYLLVDERRWEQEWVVTGPAKDHVITSRFTRAGG
- a CDS encoding vWA domain-containing protein, encoding MTAAPGLTGRLAEFVRALRAHGIPAGPGETADAAAALEVLGLDDRELVREGLAAALVRRGGQRSVFDATFDLYFPAGVGAPELARENPPRDREELREALAAALAEGDDQALDQLAGLAVDLLGQYGVGSGPGGGYSAHQTLERLQPQTLIARVLAAMRAASAPDEFTDRLTRDEIRRRVEGFRGKVRTEARRRAAELRGRSRIAQHAIAPAADRVDFLLASRSQLAELRRTIQPLSRKLATRLAARRKRATRGQIDLRRTLRRSLSTGGVPVRPAYRHRRPGRPEIVLLCDLSGSVAGFANFTMLLVQALRDQFSKIRVFGFVDSTDEVTHLVDTGAADPEQLGARMLSEAAVVRWDGHSDYGGALAQFTGKWLDAIGPRTSVLILGDARTNGGDPNLDAVRAIRARARHVHWLNPERASLWGTGDSAALDYAELVEMHECRTAQQLGVLVTRLLPA
- the add gene encoding adenosine deaminase, with protein sequence MRDLSALPKAHLHVHLESTIRPATLAELAAANRVSLPARQDSFDGFRAFADRNRLTRSCLQTAEDFERVAREFCADEAAQGTRYAEVTFTAASHGERLGDLDLPLESVLKGLTEGGREHRLQWRLILDHSRRRSVERAAKTLELALRHKEVIAIGMAGEEHHSLTPFVRVFDAAREAGLHLVHHAGEDAGPESIREALEIGKAERIGHGIRILEDPDLTRQAAASGVALEVCPSSNVTLGLVPELTRHPFPQLERAGLKLTLNTDVPDVTGTTLTDEFAVAREVFGYDDSALAGFAANAVAASFAPAETKAALHREIQAWLKPAAAG
- the soxR gene encoding redox-sensitive transcriptional activator SoxR, which codes for MAKTELPELTVGELSRRSGVPASALRFYEDENLIRSRRTAGNQRRYRRDTLRRVTFIRMSQRVGMPLSQIREVMGLLPDDRTPTRADWARISTCWRSDLDHRIRQLEQLRDQLNDCIGCGCMSLAKCRLANPSDQLGAQGPGPQRLPDHREDGYE
- the recQ gene encoding DNA helicase RecQ, whose product is MAHPDPAAQATSSPALETLQRVFGYDAFRGDQAEIVDQVISGGDALVLMPTGGGKSLCYQIPSLVRPGVGVVISPLIALMQDQVDALRNVGVRAGFLNSTQDFGQRQEVEEAFLSGELDLLYLAPERLSVESTVRLLDRGKIALFAIDEAHCVSQWGHDFRPDYLMLSSLHERWPDVPRIALTATATEATHKEISQRLGLDGAKHFVASFDRPNIQYRIVPKNSPQKQLLELLRTEHQGDAGIVYCLSRASVEKTAEFLVQNGIPALPYHAGLDKATRAANQSRFLREDGLVVVATIAFGMGIDKPDVRFVAHLDLPKSVEGYYQETGRAGRDGQPSTAWLAYGLQDVVQQRKMIDNSEGDEAHRRLQAQHLNAMLALCETVECRRTQVLAYFGQSAPPCGNCDTCLTPPERWDGTIPAQKLLSTVVRLRNERRQKFGAGQIIDILLGKTTPKVTQFQHDTLKVFGIGTELREPEWRAVVRQLLARSLLAVEGDYGSLVLTEGSTAVLNGSQQVLLRREPERAARAPRASRKAAAVDLPAGAAPVFERLRAWRGATAKEQGVPAYVIFHDATLRQIATLMPTTLDALGTVSGVGENKLAKYGEGVLAALAEG
- a CDS encoding antitoxin encodes the protein MGFLKRVTVLAGAAGAVSYVRKNPEKVTEAVGKAGRFVDEKTSGRYHSQISGAVRKVAEATRPRTAE
- a CDS encoding NADPH-dependent FMN reductase, whose amino-acid sequence is MSEAPVRLAVLVGSAREGRFAPTVLRWFLRETGRHGGFETDVLDVAEVALPLAMTGRGAEPVAARLAAADAFVVITPEYNHSYPAALKNVLDWFHGEWHAKPVAFVSYGGISGGLRAVEHLRPVFAELHAVTVRETVSFHGAHGRFDQNGEPVDPAAGTAAKALLDQLEWWARALQDARGVRAYPG
- a CDS encoding AAA family ATPase — its product is MGTGFFTSVEDVSAQLAKVGYLASVSVATTVFLADRLGKPLLVEGPAGVGKTALATAVAEVTGSRLVRLQCYEGIDEARALYEWNHAKQLLRITAGRDETWDEARTDIFGEEFLLRRPLLTAISGSEPTVLLIDETDKADVEIEGLLLEVLGDFQVTVPELGTITATQQPFAVLTSNATRELSEALRRRCLFLHIDFPDEDLEREIVRLKVPGIEDALADSVVRVIAALRAMDLRKLPSVAETVDWARTLLELGAGTLDERVVRDSLGVVLKHQDDITKAGAGLKLDQVLDAS
- a CDS encoding mycothiol transferase; its protein translation is MNVADLLVDGFGRVRELVHEAVDGLTAEQLAARPGPDANSIAWLIWHLTRVQDDHVADVAGVEQTWTAQNWHGRFGLPFPAGATGYGHRSKDVAQVRTESPELLTGYYDAVHEHTVSWVAGVDEAALDRVVDERWTPAVTLGVRLVSVLSDDLQHAGQAAYVKGLLLA